A region of uncultured Draconibacterium sp. DNA encodes the following proteins:
- a CDS encoding FecR domain-containing protein, whose amino-acid sequence MDNNEVKKAYDILADEKFSIDSTVEKIENKKESETEELQLASTIYSFLTSYKKTPSFQDKEDVRKQLRFSIQREKRRKTLARWAVAASFLIVTFSVWQVQHTSQNTDFNNMVETLQLSQPDSATQLILQDGRQVLIAEEESNILYDEKGENITIDSTQKITQLVAEKKPVFNTLVVPYGKRTHITLADGSKVWLNSGSKLIYPATNTGNKREVYIDGEAIFDVTHMDEKPFYVKTKDFEIKVLGTVFNVNAYEDDKNSGAVLAEGKIEISPNNNTLFRNEKRTILPGTRIVYNNDKGTFEESQVNVKNYLSWREGYLVLEQEPLENILKKISRYYNVNIELQSPANGQETFSGNLNLKNTAEEVLEIIAETTQITINKENNNLIMNLN is encoded by the coding sequence ATGGATAACAACGAAGTAAAAAAGGCATACGATATTTTGGCTGATGAAAAATTCAGTATCGATTCGACCGTTGAAAAAATTGAAAATAAAAAAGAATCGGAAACTGAGGAATTACAACTAGCCAGCACTATTTATTCCTTTCTGACTTCTTATAAAAAAACGCCCTCGTTTCAGGATAAAGAAGACGTGCGTAAACAACTCAGATTTTCAATCCAGCGGGAAAAAAGAAGAAAAACACTTGCGCGTTGGGCTGTTGCCGCTTCTTTCCTTATTGTTACATTCTCGGTATGGCAAGTACAACACACCAGCCAGAATACCGATTTCAACAACATGGTTGAAACCCTGCAACTTTCGCAACCCGATAGTGCTACACAGCTGATTCTGCAGGATGGCCGCCAGGTTTTAATTGCCGAAGAAGAATCTAACATTTTATACGACGAGAAGGGTGAGAATATCACCATCGATTCTACTCAAAAAATTACACAGTTGGTAGCGGAAAAGAAGCCTGTTTTTAATACCCTGGTTGTTCCCTACGGAAAACGTACCCACATAACACTTGCCGACGGATCGAAAGTATGGTTGAATTCCGGCTCGAAGCTGATATACCCGGCAACAAACACCGGCAACAAACGCGAAGTTTACATCGACGGAGAAGCTATTTTTGACGTTACACATATGGATGAGAAACCATTCTACGTAAAAACGAAAGACTTTGAAATAAAAGTTTTGGGAACCGTTTTTAATGTAAATGCCTATGAAGATGATAAAAATAGCGGTGCTGTTCTGGCTGAAGGAAAAATAGAGATCAGTCCGAATAACAATACATTGTTCAGAAATGAAAAAAGAACAATTCTTCCGGGAACACGGATTGTTTACAATAACGACAAAGGAACTTTTGAAGAAAGCCAGGTAAATGTAAAAAATTATTTATCGTGGCGCGAAGGCTATCTGGTTCTGGAACAGGAACCACTCGAGAATATTCTTAAAAAGATATCCCGTTATTACAACGTCAACATCGAACTGCAAAGTCCGGCGAACGGGCAGGAAACATTTTCGGGAAATTTAAACTTAAAAAACACCGCAGAAGAGGTGTTGGAAATTATTGCTGAAACTACTCAAATTACAATAAATAAAGAAAACAATAACCTGATCATGAATCTAAACTAG
- a CDS encoding sigma factor, which produces MVKKENPSYFLWERFKNGDDDAFYRIYDQYFNELYSYALNFSKDQDFIKDCIHDLFLNLYKYRKTLSETDNIQFYLLRSLRRLLHKEGTKRNTLLHDEQLLLLNDTPVTSLEEEIIADETKQEHFRALAEVMKKLTKKTTGSTFPKI; this is translated from the coding sequence ATGGTGAAAAAAGAAAATCCTTCATATTTTCTTTGGGAGCGTTTTAAGAATGGTGACGATGATGCGTTTTATCGTATCTACGACCAGTATTTTAACGAATTATACTCGTATGCCCTGAATTTTTCGAAAGACCAGGATTTTATAAAGGACTGCATCCACGACCTTTTTCTAAATCTCTACAAATACCGCAAAACACTTTCCGAAACCGACAACATTCAGTTTTACCTGTTACGCTCTCTCAGGCGGTTGTTGCATAAAGAAGGAACAAAAAGAAACACACTTCTACACGACGAACAACTTTTACTTTTAAACGATACACCGGTTACATCGTTGGAAGAAGAGATTATAGCCGACGAAACAAAACAAGAACATTTCAGGGCACTTGCCGAGGTGATGAAAAAACTGACAAAAAAAACAACAGGAAGCACTTTCCCTAAAATTTGA
- a CDS encoding GntR family transcriptional regulator, translating to MKLNIDHKSQTPLHIQAEALLREMIQREEYQKGKLLPNEVDLSKQLNISRNTLRQAINKLVYEGLLVRKKGYGTKVAAKGISGRARNWYSFSQEMKALGIEVQNFELHISWQRAGKEVSSFFNIEPDQQVMTLERLRGKKDFPFVYFISYFNPELGISSDENFANPLYEILEQKYHVKASLSYEEISAIKATPFLSKKLNIPNEDPVLFRRRLVYDENKRPIEFNLGYYRGDSFVFSVESERK from the coding sequence ATGAAGTTGAACATAGATCATAAAAGCCAAACGCCACTGCACATACAAGCAGAAGCGCTTCTTAGGGAAATGATACAAAGGGAAGAATACCAAAAAGGGAAGCTGCTACCTAATGAAGTTGATTTGTCCAAACAGCTTAATATTTCGAGAAACACGCTACGCCAGGCGATTAACAAACTGGTTTACGAAGGATTGCTTGTTCGAAAAAAGGGATATGGAACAAAAGTAGCCGCGAAAGGAATATCGGGGCGGGCAAGAAACTGGTATAGTTTCTCGCAGGAAATGAAGGCACTGGGAATTGAGGTTCAGAATTTTGAACTTCATATAAGTTGGCAAAGAGCCGGCAAAGAAGTGAGTTCCTTTTTCAATATAGAGCCCGACCAACAAGTGATGACTTTAGAACGGTTGCGCGGGAAAAAAGACTTCCCGTTTGTTTACTTCATCTCCTATTTCAACCCGGAACTGGGCATCAGCAGTGATGAAAATTTTGCCAATCCGCTGTATGAGATTCTGGAACAAAAGTACCACGTAAAAGCATCTCTCTCTTACGAAGAAATAAGTGCAATAAAAGCAACGCCATTTTTATCAAAGAAACTAAATATTCCAAACGAGGACCCGGTGCTTTTTCGACGCCGTTTGGTGTACGACGAGAATAAACGCCCAATTGAGTTCAATTTGGGATATTACCGGGGCGACAGTTTTGTGTTTTCTGTGGAGAGCGAGCGCAAATAG